In a genomic window of Pseudomonadota bacterium:
- a CDS encoding DUF3501 family protein — protein sequence MTAKRKILPSDIMDMAAYSDERAARRAQISGVKRDRRIAVGPFATFYFESYDTMWMQIHEMLFVERGGEEQILGELEAYNPLIPNGNNLVATLMFEIADGTVRARELARLGGVEKTIRIELGDSAIAAQPIADGVERTTDEGKTSAVHFLRFDFSAAEIKKFRDNAVRAVISVNHSNYGHMAVIPDAARRALGADFD from the coding sequence ATGACGGCGAAACGCAAAATATTGCCTTCCGATATTATGGATATGGCAGCTTACAGCGACGAGCGTGCGGCGCGGCGCGCGCAAATCAGCGGCGTTAAACGCGACCGGCGTATTGCTGTCGGCCCGTTCGCCACATTTTATTTCGAGAGTTACGACACCATGTGGATGCAGATTCACGAGATGCTATTCGTCGAGCGCGGTGGGGAAGAACAGATTTTAGGCGAATTGGAGGCCTACAACCCTTTGATTCCTAACGGAAATAACCTTGTCGCGACGCTCATGTTCGAAATAGCAGACGGTACCGTGCGAGCGCGTGAATTGGCCCGCCTCGGTGGCGTCGAGAAAACCATTCGCATCGAGCTAGGCGATAGCGCTATTGCCGCACAGCCGATTGCCGACGGCGTGGAACGCACCACTGACGAAGGCAAGACGTCGGCGGTGCATTTTCTGCGCTTTGACTTCAGCGCCGCCGAGATTAAGAAATTTCGCGATAACGCGGTGCGTGCGGTGATATCCGTAAACCATTCCAACTACGGCCATATGGCGGTCATTCCGGACGCTGCGCGGCGCGCGCTCGGCGCCGATTTCGACTAG
- a CDS encoding D-glycerate dehydrogenase: MPSSSKKPLVFVTRRLPDQIQARMMELFDTRLNESDTPLSQGELIEAVQSAHVIVPTVTDSINGEVIAAAGPQLKLIASFGTGVDHVDVAAAKERDILVTNTPGVLTEDTADMAMALLLAAPRRLTEGDRLVRGGTWQGWAPTSMLGQRIWGKRLGIIGMGRIGQAVARRALGFGLTIHYHNRKRVHAEIEEELDATWWESLDQMLAHMDLITIHCPSTPATFHLLSARRLKLIRSTSYVVNTSRGHAIDEAALAALLEQGSIAGAGLDVYENEPAINAKLLKLDNVVLLPHMSSATVEGRLDMGAKVLINIQTWADGHMPPDRVIENSV, encoded by the coding sequence ATGCCGTCGTCGAGCAAGAAACCGCTGGTGTTCGTCACCCGCCGTCTGCCGGATCAAATTCAGGCGCGCATGATGGAGCTGTTCGATACGCGTCTCAACGAATCAGACACGCCGCTCAGCCAAGGCGAGTTGATTGAGGCCGTGCAAAGCGCCCATGTCATCGTGCCGACGGTCACCGATTCGATCAACGGCGAGGTCATTGCCGCCGCCGGCCCGCAGCTCAAACTGATCGCCAGTTTTGGCACGGGTGTCGATCATGTCGATGTGGCCGCCGCCAAGGAGCGCGATATCCTGGTCACCAACACTCCCGGCGTCTTGACAGAAGACACCGCCGATATGGCGATGGCATTGCTCCTTGCCGCGCCCCGGCGTTTGACCGAAGGCGACAGGCTGGTACGCGGCGGAACCTGGCAAGGTTGGGCGCCGACCTCGATGCTGGGCCAGCGCATTTGGGGCAAACGCCTCGGGATCATTGGCATGGGCCGGATCGGCCAAGCGGTAGCACGGCGCGCTCTCGGCTTTGGGCTGACCATCCATTATCACAACCGCAAGCGTGTACATGCCGAGATCGAAGAAGAGCTTGATGCCACCTGGTGGGAAAGTCTCGACCAGATGTTGGCCCATATGGACCTTATTACCATCCATTGCCCGAGCACGCCGGCAACCTTCCATCTTCTGTCGGCGCGCCGGCTTAAACTCATTCGCTCAACCAGCTATGTCGTCAACACGTCGCGCGGCCATGCCATTGATGAGGCCGCGCTCGCCGCGCTGTTGGAGCAAGGAAGCATCGCCGGCGCCGGCCTCGACGTTTACGAAAACGAACCGGCAATCAACGCGAAACTCCTGAAGCTCGACAATGTCGTTCTGCTGCCGCATATGAGCTCGGCGACCGTGGAAGGCCGCCTCGACATGGGCGCGAAGGTGCTGATCAATATTCAAACTTGGGCTGATGGCCACATGCCGCCCGATCGAGTGATCGAAAATTCGGTCTGA
- a CDS encoding SH3 domain-containing protein — protein sequence MSNLSAVGLVACLWLWSPQAADAADSLPLPRFVSLKSGEVNLRTGPGTRYPIDWTYLRRGLPVEIIAEFDNWRRVRDSEGAVGWVHRALLSGRRSALVAPPERIFRRAPEASAPALFRAESGVLVEIISCDGAWCRVAHGDTKAWTKQGGLWGVYPGEVIE from the coding sequence ATGTCAAATCTTAGCGCTGTTGGCCTGGTCGCCTGTTTGTGGCTGTGGTCCCCGCAGGCGGCAGACGCCGCCGATTCTTTGCCGTTGCCACGCTTCGTTTCGCTGAAGTCAGGGGAGGTCAATCTGCGCACGGGTCCGGGCACGCGATATCCCATAGACTGGACCTACCTGCGGCGCGGGCTGCCGGTCGAGATTATCGCCGAATTCGACAATTGGCGCCGGGTGCGCGATTCCGAAGGCGCCGTGGGATGGGTTCATCGGGCGCTTTTGTCGGGCCGCCGCAGCGCTCTGGTGGCGCCGCCGGAGCGCATCTTTCGGCGCGCGCCGGAGGCCAGTGCGCCGGCTTTATTCCGCGCCGAGTCCGGCGTCTTAGTAGAAATTATTTCTTGCGACGGCGCGTGGTGCCGAGTGGCGCACGGTGATACCAAAGCCTGGACAAAACAGGGCGGGCTGTGGGGTGTTTATCCCGGTGAGGTGATCGAATAA